The Pseudofrankia inefficax genome window below encodes:
- a CDS encoding protein kinase domain-containing protein has protein sequence MLTPLGDKDPRQIGPYRIQSLLGRGGMGAVYLGFSPEDKAVAVKVPAPALARDEQFRSRFRREVDAARRVHGPAVARVLDADTAGDRPWMATEYVEGKSLAEAVSDRGQLDDRLLTGLAAGLAEALVAIHDAGVVHRDLKPANIVLAWDGPRVIDFGVASASDTTRHTSTGVLIGTIVWMAPEQLRGERAGPAADVFAWGACVAFAATGHPPFRAPTPEAVGVRILNAAPELSGVPSGLLPIVRSALDKDPARRPTAIELRDRLLRGAAGDNLSGAAATERVVTSDERYETAMARLWELPPATPDPSAPRRPPAGPPRPTARQEYSTPPYTRSTPPPAHGSSGGYGDRGYGDRGYGDAGYGDSGYRGPGYPAAGGGGRTPPPTPRAGRRGAMVALVAVFVLLVVGGLVAGALALMKNGSPGSDAASTGSPSDTGAGTTAAGGPTATTSRASATAVPTTPRRLTKQDVRDRVKSLGYSADLSTFDAARPLNVVIGSQTVASGNPDGSDALVQRAFVFTDTEFLGYDTSQPSRQIKVIATTKSYVVLEYGTFAADDPDCCPTGTARVRFNWDGQHFTPQDPSAIPPSDPTVDGSRR, from the coding sequence GTGCTCACGCCGCTGGGCGACAAGGACCCGCGCCAGATCGGCCCGTACCGGATTCAGAGCCTGCTCGGCCGGGGCGGGATGGGCGCCGTCTACCTCGGCTTCTCGCCCGAGGACAAGGCGGTCGCGGTCAAGGTCCCCGCGCCGGCGCTCGCGCGCGACGAGCAGTTCCGGTCGAGGTTCCGCCGCGAGGTCGACGCCGCCCGCCGGGTGCACGGCCCGGCCGTCGCCAGGGTGCTCGATGCCGACACCGCCGGCGACCGGCCCTGGATGGCCACCGAGTACGTCGAGGGCAAGAGCCTGGCCGAGGCGGTGTCCGACCGGGGCCAGCTCGACGACCGGCTGCTCACGGGCCTGGCCGCCGGCCTGGCCGAGGCGCTGGTCGCGATCCACGACGCCGGCGTGGTGCACCGCGACCTGAAGCCCGCGAACATCGTGCTCGCCTGGGACGGGCCCAGGGTCATCGACTTCGGCGTGGCCAGCGCCTCGGACACGACCAGGCACACCAGCACCGGGGTGCTCATCGGCACGATCGTCTGGATGGCCCCCGAGCAGCTGCGCGGCGAACGGGCCGGCCCGGCCGCGGACGTCTTCGCCTGGGGCGCCTGCGTCGCGTTCGCCGCGACCGGCCACCCGCCGTTCCGGGCCCCGACCCCGGAGGCCGTCGGGGTGCGCATCCTCAACGCGGCGCCTGAGCTCTCCGGTGTGCCGTCAGGGCTGCTGCCGATCGTGCGGTCCGCCCTGGACAAGGACCCGGCCCGCCGGCCGACCGCGATCGAGCTGCGCGACCGTCTTCTGCGCGGCGCGGCGGGGGACAACCTGTCGGGAGCCGCCGCGACCGAGCGCGTCGTGACCTCGGACGAACGCTACGAGACCGCGATGGCCCGCTTGTGGGAACTGCCGCCCGCCACCCCCGACCCCTCGGCCCCCCGCAGGCCTCCGGCCGGGCCGCCCCGGCCCACGGCGCGCCAGGAGTACTCGACGCCGCCGTACACCCGGTCCACCCCGCCGCCGGCCCACGGGTCGTCCGGGGGTTACGGCGACAGGGGCTACGGCGACAGGGGTTACGGCGACGCGGGCTACGGCGACAGCGGGTACCGCGGGCCCGGCTACCCGGCCGCCGGCGGTGGCGGCCGGACGCCGCCACCGACCCCCCGGGCCGGCCGGCGGGGCGCCATGGTGGCGCTCGTGGCCGTGTTCGTGCTGCTGGTCGTCGGCGGACTCGTCGCGGGGGCCCTCGCGCTCATGAAGAACGGCAGCCCCGGCTCGGACGCCGCGTCGACCGGCAGCCCCAGCGACACCGGTGCCGGCACCACGGCGGCCGGCGGGCCGACCGCGACGACCAGCCGGGCGTCCGCGACGGCCGTGCCGACGACTCCGCGCCGGCTGACGAAGCAGGACGTGCGGGACAGGGTGAAGTCGCTCGGCTACTCCGCCGACCTCTCGACCTTCGACGCGGCCCGCCCGCTGAACGTCGTCATCGGCAGCCAGACCGTCGCGAGCGGCAACCCCGACGGCAGCGACGCACTCGTCCAGCGCGCGTTCGTCTTCACCGACACCGAGTTCCTCGGCTACGACACGTCCCAGCCCAGCCGGCAGATCAAGGTGATCGCGACCACGAAGTCGTATGTCGTCCTCGAGTACGGCACCTTCGCGGCCGACGACCCGGACTGCTGCCCGACCGGCACGGCGCGGGTCCGGTTCAACTGGGACGGCCAGCACTTCACGCCGCAGGACCCCTCGGCCATCCCGCCGTCCGACCCGACCGTCGACGGCAGCCGCCGCTGA
- the lat gene encoding L-lysine 6-transaminase, translating into MAVPAFVTDTGAGAGRRGRSAGPDGRRGRERRAGDAGPRPPGRAVVAPVDVPEVLGRHVLVDGLDLVVDLDASSGRTLVDARSGEAYLDLYSFFASAPLGVNPPALAGDPAVVAELGRAALNKPANPDVATVAYAEFVTTFARVLGDPRLPHLFFVEGGSPAVENALKAAFDWKSRHNEAHGRPAELGTRVLHLRHAFHGRGGYTLSVTNTDPNKTERFPKFDWPRIDSPAQTFPVTEASLAAVVGAEDRALAQAAAAFAAHPHDIACVLAEPIQCEGGDRHLRPEFLAALGALAHENDALFVLDEVQTGVGTTGAAWCYQRLGLAPDVVAFGKKVQVGGVMAGGRLDEVADNVFRVPGRINSTWGGGLVDMVRSTRMLEVMERDRLFDAAARAGERLLAGLERLAGRHPRLVSNPRGLGLLCAFDLPDLATRDETLRRLRADEHVLALPAGAGTVRLRPALTITDDEIDAAVGALGRVLDALAGSARLGETTARG; encoded by the coding sequence GTGGCCGTGCCTGCCTTCGTGACCGACACAGGCGCCGGCGCCGGCCGTCGGGGCCGGTCGGCCGGCCCCGACGGCCGGCGCGGCCGTGAGCGGCGGGCCGGGGACGCCGGCCCGCGCCCGCCGGGCCGGGCCGTCGTCGCGCCGGTCGACGTGCCGGAGGTGCTCGGCCGGCACGTCCTGGTGGACGGGCTGGACCTCGTCGTCGACCTCGACGCGAGCAGCGGCCGCACGCTCGTGGACGCCCGCAGCGGCGAGGCCTACCTCGACCTCTACAGCTTCTTCGCCTCCGCGCCGCTGGGTGTGAACCCGCCGGCCCTCGCCGGCGACCCCGCCGTGGTCGCCGAGCTCGGCCGCGCCGCCCTGAACAAGCCGGCGAACCCGGACGTCGCGACCGTCGCCTACGCGGAGTTCGTCACCACCTTCGCCCGTGTCCTGGGCGACCCGCGGCTGCCGCACCTGTTCTTCGTGGAGGGCGGCTCCCCGGCGGTCGAGAACGCGCTGAAGGCCGCGTTCGACTGGAAGAGCCGGCACAACGAGGCTCATGGCCGCCCGGCCGAGCTCGGCACCCGCGTCCTGCACCTGCGGCACGCCTTCCACGGCCGTGGCGGCTACACCCTCTCGGTGACCAACACCGACCCGAACAAGACCGAACGGTTCCCGAAGTTCGACTGGCCGCGGATCGACAGCCCGGCCCAGACCTTCCCGGTGACCGAGGCGAGCCTCGCCGCGGTCGTGGGGGCGGAGGACCGTGCCCTGGCCCAGGCCGCGGCGGCGTTCGCTGCGCATCCGCACGACATCGCCTGCGTCCTCGCCGAGCCGATCCAGTGCGAGGGCGGTGACCGGCACCTGCGGCCCGAGTTCCTGGCCGCCCTGGGCGCGCTCGCCCATGAGAACGACGCCCTGTTCGTCCTGGACGAGGTGCAGACCGGCGTCGGCACGACCGGCGCCGCGTGGTGCTACCAGCGCCTCGGCCTCGCGCCGGACGTCGTCGCGTTCGGCAAGAAGGTCCAGGTCGGTGGGGTGATGGCCGGCGGGCGGCTCGACGAGGTGGCGGACAACGTGTTCCGGGTGCCCGGCCGGATCAACTCGACCTGGGGCGGCGGGCTGGTGGACATGGTCCGCTCGACCCGGATGCTGGAGGTCATGGAGCGCGACCGGCTGTTCGACGCCGCGGCCCGGGCGGGGGAGCGGCTTCTCGCCGGCCTGGAACGGCTCGCCGGACGTCACCCGCGCCTCGTGTCGAACCCCCGTGGCCTCGGCCTGCTGTGCGCCTTCGACCTGCCCGACCTGGCCACCCGCGACGAGACGCTGCGCCGGCTGCGCGCCGACGAGCACGTCCTCGCGCTGCCCGCCGGGGCGGGCACGGTGCGGCTGCGGCCGGCGCTGACGATCACCGACGACGAGATCGACGCCGCGGTGGGCGCCCTCGGCCGGGTACTCGACGCCCTGGCCGGGTCCGCCCGCCTGGGCGAGACTACGGCCCGCGGCTGA
- a CDS encoding 3'-5' exonuclease: MTTFARRIHGIANEAVAAAPVMADVAKEIRTALEGPVIVAHNAPVDLGVLQRKLAGWEPAEVFDTLKLAHRLRLERVSYRLGSLVEAFGLAQGLNSGLRPHRATYDALVTARLFVLLATHADGQSLSLDELRDLVPEGDDDPPTTLF, encoded by the coding sequence ATTACCACCTTCGCCCGGCGCATCCACGGCATCGCCAATGAGGCCGTAGCCGCCGCCCCCGTCATGGCCGACGTGGCGAAGGAGATCCGCACCGCCCTGGAGGGTCCGGTGATCGTTGCCCACAACGCACCCGTCGACCTTGGCGTGCTCCAGCGCAAACTCGCCGGCTGGGAGCCGGCCGAGGTCTTCGACACCTTGAAGCTCGCCCACAGACTTCGGCTCGAGCGCGTCAGTTACCGCCTCGGCTCGCTGGTGGAGGCCTTTGGCTTGGCCCAGGGTCTGAACTCGGGCCTCCGGCCTCACCGCGCCACCTACGACGCCCTGGTGACGGCCCGGTTGTTCGTCCTGCTGGCCACACACGCAGACGGCCAGTCCTTGTCCCTCGACGAACTTCGCGACCTTGTTCCTGAAGGCGACGATGACCCGCCTACGACCCTTTTCTGA
- a CDS encoding effector-associated constant component EACC1: protein MATTFVISAADAADLLSLRTWLRRVNGLEVKLSPTAPSSGEQGAGWDVLSVVAGSGGVGVAMLATIKSWIESRRSSLRIRVKDSSSEREIELDAENIDDVMPLLKKMLDG, encoded by the coding sequence GTGGCAACCACCTTTGTGATCTCTGCGGCCGACGCTGCAGACCTGCTCTCACTCCGGACGTGGCTGCGGCGCGTCAATGGGCTGGAGGTGAAGCTATCGCCGACTGCTCCATCGTCGGGCGAGCAAGGCGCCGGGTGGGATGTCCTGAGCGTGGTCGCGGGGTCGGGCGGCGTCGGGGTCGCCATGCTGGCGACCATAAAGTCTTGGATCGAATCCCGCCGCTCCAGTCTGCGGATACGAGTCAAGGACAGCAGTTCTGAACGCGAGATCGAACTGGACGCCGAGAACATCGACGACGTGATGCCGTTGCTGAAGAAGATGCTGGATGGATGA
- a CDS encoding caspase, EACC1-associated type yields the protein MDELTAPDFSRSRAILVGTSEYKYLPQMPAAANSLDRIKNLLTGPLCGWPSEKVDVFLNENALGDLSFKLAKMIVETSDVLFFYYVGHGQSTLNEDLCMGLVDTSADPVEREFSGLLMAAIRRMLSHSRARVRVIVLDCCFSGIATENRQGNSDEAEYFADIAKVSGAYTLTASEAHAPARYEAGPSPLTQFTKNFCDLIQHGIPGEPLPLTLNLIFPHLRDRLLEQSLPAPTQLNIDRGSSFVFARNAVSPELRFDPRVEVERLRIALREAQERESELRNTANDLMNELNKLRSRSSSSQDRRDLSKAEVDRNEGNGKPDSDTWDFFVSYTGADLQWAEWVAAVLEDAGYRVLIQAWDFVVGSNWQLQMLHGIRSSARMIALLSSSYLSSVYGQSEWQATLRADPDGIQRKLLPVRIEDCPRPGLLDTIVSLDLFGLDEDAARRRLLQAVAGAVSGRVKPSEKPKFPFR from the coding sequence ATGGATGAGCTAACGGCGCCAGACTTCTCTAGGTCGCGCGCGATTTTGGTTGGTACTTCCGAATACAAATATCTCCCGCAGATGCCCGCTGCGGCAAACAGTCTCGACCGCATCAAGAACCTGCTGACCGGCCCGCTCTGCGGCTGGCCGTCCGAAAAAGTAGACGTTTTTCTAAATGAAAATGCCCTGGGCGATCTTTCGTTCAAGCTAGCCAAAATGATAGTAGAGACATCCGATGTCCTGTTCTTCTACTACGTTGGTCACGGTCAGTCGACGCTAAATGAAGATCTTTGCATGGGCCTGGTGGACACATCCGCGGATCCTGTCGAGCGAGAGTTTAGCGGTCTCCTTATGGCAGCCATCCGTAGGATGCTCTCCCACAGCCGGGCCCGGGTTCGGGTTATCGTCCTCGACTGCTGTTTTTCTGGAATCGCCACCGAAAACCGGCAAGGAAATTCCGACGAGGCGGAGTACTTCGCGGACATAGCAAAGGTGAGTGGCGCGTATACGCTGACCGCCTCCGAGGCGCACGCGCCTGCCCGCTACGAGGCGGGTCCGAGCCCTCTCACGCAGTTTACAAAGAATTTTTGTGACCTCATACAACATGGAATACCGGGCGAGCCGCTCCCATTGACGCTCAATCTTATCTTTCCCCACCTTCGGGACCGCTTGCTGGAACAGAGCCTGCCGGCGCCTACCCAGCTCAACATCGACAGAGGTAGCTCGTTCGTCTTCGCGCGCAATGCGGTTTCGCCTGAACTACGCTTTGACCCGAGGGTCGAGGTGGAGAGGCTCCGAATAGCCCTGCGCGAAGCGCAGGAGCGGGAAAGTGAGCTGCGCAATACTGCCAACGACCTGATGAACGAACTTAACAAGTTGCGGTCGCGATCCTCGTCCTCTCAAGATCGGAGAGATCTGAGCAAAGCCGAGGTCGACAGGAACGAGGGGAACGGGAAGCCAGACTCCGACACGTGGGACTTCTTTGTTTCGTACACTGGAGCCGATCTGCAATGGGCTGAATGGGTAGCAGCAGTTCTGGAAGACGCGGGGTACCGCGTCTTGATTCAAGCCTGGGACTTCGTCGTTGGCTCGAATTGGCAGCTCCAAATGCTGCACGGTATAAGAAGTTCCGCCCGCATGATTGCACTGTTGTCTTCCTCCTATCTCAGTTCGGTTTACGGACAGTCAGAATGGCAGGCTACCCTCAGGGCGGACCCGGATGGTATTCAGCGAAAGCTGCTGCCGGTACGAATTGAGGATTGTCCGCGGCCCGGCCTGCTCGATACGATCGTATCGCTGGATCTTTTTGGTCTAGACGAAGATGCTGCGCGTCGACGCCTCTTGCAGGCCGTCGCCGGCGCCGTCTCCGGAAGGGTAAAACCGTCAGAAAAGCCAAAATTCCCGTTCCGGTGA
- a CDS encoding Dps family protein, with protein MSTVRSPLSDEARTTTGEALQAAVVELIDLSLLAKQLHWNVIGHSFRSVHKQLDEVVDVTRAYTDTLAERSVAIGCNPDGQSHTVTTRSPLRGVESGYLPDEKVVRIMTDLLGETSQHMRAHMATTEKADPVTQDVFINLLQEIEEQHWMFQAMS; from the coding sequence ATGAGCACCGTACGTAGTCCGCTGTCCGACGAGGCCCGGACCACCACCGGCGAGGCCCTGCAGGCCGCCGTCGTCGAGCTGATCGATCTCAGCCTGCTCGCCAAGCAGCTGCACTGGAACGTCATCGGCCACAGCTTCCGCAGCGTGCACAAGCAGCTGGACGAGGTCGTCGACGTCACCCGCGCCTACACCGACACGCTGGCCGAGCGGTCGGTCGCGATCGGCTGCAACCCCGACGGCCAGTCGCACACCGTCACGACCCGGTCGCCACTGCGCGGGGTGGAGAGCGGCTACCTGCCGGACGAGAAGGTCGTACGGATCATGACCGACCTGCTGGGCGAGACGAGCCAGCACATGCGGGCCCACATGGCGACGACCGAGAAGGCCGACCCGGTGACCCAGGACGTCTTCATCAACCTGCTGCAGGAGATCGAGGAGCAGCACTGGATGTTCCAGGCCATGTCCTGA
- a CDS encoding aldehyde dehydrogenase family protein → MTLVHPPLAAAMIHGVETEGPTVASTNPARLDEVVAEVRLGDAGTLVAAARVARGAQRGWAEVPAPVRGGVIGNFGRLVEENAEALARLVTREIGKPLAEARGEVQEIIDTCRFFLGEGRRLYGETVPSEMPDKQLFTFREPVGVMMVITAGNFPVAVPSWYLVPALLCGNAVVWKPAEYAAACARALTELAQHAGLPPGVLSMVPADGAATAAGLAQALDAGLVDKVGFTGSTEVGREIGALCGRHLQTPCLELGGKNPMVVAPDADIDLAVEGALFGGFGTAGQRCTSLGTVIVHESVYAGFRRRFAAAVENAAIGDPTRPVLYGPMLDAKFAAGYERHLGLIRDHHTTFGSTAVGRITAAAPRRGFVGDPAEGLYYHPVVVDGVRPDDALFLEETFGPIVGLATYRDLDAAIELANAPGYGLSSAIYTNDPATVFRFRRGISAGMVSVNNSTSGAEAHLPFGGNGRSGNGSRQSGRWVLDQVTRWQSVNWDYSGRLQKAQLDTAVPDADLAFRLEPWR, encoded by the coding sequence ATGACGCTGGTACACCCGCCGCTGGCGGCAGCCATGATCCACGGTGTCGAGACCGAGGGCCCGACCGTCGCCTCGACCAACCCGGCCCGCCTGGACGAGGTGGTCGCCGAGGTCCGGCTCGGCGACGCCGGCACGCTGGTCGCGGCGGCGCGGGTCGCCCGAGGGGCGCAGCGCGGCTGGGCCGAGGTGCCCGCCCCGGTCCGGGGCGGTGTCATCGGGAACTTCGGCCGCCTCGTCGAGGAGAACGCCGAGGCGCTGGCCCGGCTGGTCACCCGGGAGATCGGCAAGCCGCTGGCCGAGGCCCGCGGCGAGGTCCAGGAGATCATCGACACCTGCCGGTTCTTCCTCGGCGAGGGCCGCCGCCTCTACGGCGAGACCGTCCCGTCGGAGATGCCCGACAAGCAGCTGTTCACGTTCCGCGAGCCGGTCGGCGTGATGATGGTGATCACCGCGGGGAACTTCCCGGTCGCCGTGCCGAGCTGGTACCTGGTGCCGGCGCTGCTGTGCGGCAACGCGGTCGTCTGGAAGCCCGCCGAGTACGCCGCCGCCTGCGCCCGGGCGCTCACCGAGCTCGCCCAGCACGCGGGCCTCCCGCCGGGCGTGCTGTCGATGGTCCCGGCCGACGGCGCCGCGACCGCCGCCGGGCTCGCGCAGGCCCTCGACGCCGGGCTCGTCGACAAGGTGGGCTTCACTGGTTCGACCGAGGTCGGCCGCGAGATCGGCGCGCTGTGCGGGCGGCACCTGCAGACGCCGTGCCTGGAGCTGGGCGGCAAGAACCCGATGGTCGTCGCGCCCGACGCGGACATCGACCTCGCCGTCGAGGGCGCCCTGTTCGGCGGGTTCGGCACCGCGGGGCAGCGCTGCACGTCGCTTGGCACCGTGATCGTCCACGAGTCGGTGTACGCCGGGTTCCGCCGCCGGTTCGCCGCCGCCGTCGAGAACGCGGCGATCGGCGACCCGACCCGCCCGGTCCTCTACGGCCCGATGCTCGACGCCAAGTTCGCCGCGGGCTACGAGCGCCACCTCGGGCTGATCCGCGACCACCACACGACGTTCGGCTCGACCGCCGTCGGCCGGATCACCGCCGCGGCCCCGCGCCGCGGCTTCGTCGGCGACCCGGCCGAGGGCCTCTACTACCATCCGGTCGTCGTCGACGGCGTGCGTCCCGACGACGCCCTGTTCCTGGAGGAGACGTTCGGCCCGATCGTCGGCCTGGCCACCTACCGGGACCTCGACGCCGCCATCGAGCTGGCCAACGCCCCCGGCTACGGCCTGTCGTCCGCGATCTACACGAACGACCCGGCCACGGTGTTCCGGTTCCGGCGCGGCATCTCTGCGGGCATGGTCAGCGTCAACAACTCGACCTCGGGCGCGGAGGCCCACCTGCCGTTCGGCGGCAACGGCCGCTCCGGCAACGGCTCCCGCCAGTCGGGCCGCTGGGTCCTCGACCAGGTGACCCGCTGGCAGTCGGTCAACTGGGACTACTCCGGCCGCCTGCAGAAGGCCCAGTTGGACACCGCCGTCCCCGACGCCGACCTCGCGTTCCGCCTGGAGCCCTGGCGATGA
- a CDS encoding serine/threonine-protein kinase, with the protein MLAPLTDDDPRSIGPFRLGGRLGSGGMGTVYLGFGTDDQAVAVKVPSASLVDDARFRARFRREAVAVQSIDSGSVAAVVAADTEANPPWLATEFIQGATLLDAVAGRGPLAARLVVGFAAGLADGLVAIHAVGVVHRDLKPANVVLAWDGPKIIDFGVALTTRSLLGVDSGADSDVTVAQTQAGQRLGTFVWMAPEQLRGGTVGPAADVFAWGACVTYATTGHGPFRADGAFEIIARIQRDEPDLDGVPAELVDLVRATLAKDPDDRPTAAALVSALLHQNVQTPLESDRAVETALLPWVAQPPTPSPIDTALGEAPVPAQPDVDVPSGTLVLPPPVKALPAAKALPPAKALPAATPELPAVAPVDTGPRQLAARAASGGALPTPRAYGEGRGGGGSRRDDDSGDLPTMLPPGAYGEARGGGGSRRDDDSGELPTMLRSPLQRTQEGHAGVGARREDDDSGDLPTMLRSPLQPDHERPRAGGGSGGRPDEAAFADAAGWQGGPRPPVQVGPGRPSSAVKIVLALVTVLVVAAAVGLALVLAHSGGGGGSGVEVSSTSTGAPTDAVTATPSTPETVASTTDAAVPPPAATTAAPSRQATTKPSATPTQAPTSPPSQTPTHTTTTPPPTSTTPSVAPTSDHPSTPSATAAPPTGSAPTPTA; encoded by the coding sequence GTGCTGGCACCGCTCACGGACGACGACCCGCGTTCCATTGGGCCGTTCCGGCTTGGTGGCCGGCTTGGCTCGGGCGGCATGGGCACCGTCTATCTCGGTTTCGGGACTGACGACCAGGCCGTCGCCGTGAAGGTCCCGTCGGCGTCGCTCGTCGATGACGCGCGCTTCCGGGCCCGGTTCCGCCGCGAGGCCGTCGCCGTCCAGTCGATAGACAGCGGCTCGGTGGCCGCCGTGGTCGCCGCCGACACCGAGGCCAACCCGCCGTGGCTGGCCACCGAGTTCATCCAGGGCGCCACCCTGCTCGACGCGGTCGCGGGACGTGGGCCGCTCGCCGCCCGGCTGGTCGTCGGCTTCGCCGCCGGCCTCGCCGACGGGCTGGTCGCGATCCACGCGGTGGGCGTCGTGCACCGTGACCTCAAGCCGGCCAACGTCGTGCTCGCCTGGGACGGCCCGAAGATCATCGACTTCGGGGTCGCGCTGACCACCCGCTCGCTGCTCGGCGTCGACAGTGGCGCCGACTCCGACGTCACGGTCGCCCAGACCCAGGCCGGCCAGCGCCTGGGCACCTTCGTCTGGATGGCGCCGGAGCAGCTGCGCGGCGGGACGGTCGGCCCAGCCGCGGACGTGTTCGCCTGGGGTGCCTGCGTCACCTATGCCACCACCGGTCACGGCCCGTTCCGGGCGGACGGCGCGTTCGAGATCATCGCCAGGATCCAGCGCGACGAGCCGGACCTCGACGGGGTGCCGGCCGAGCTGGTCGACCTGGTGCGCGCGACGCTGGCCAAGGACCCGGACGACCGGCCGACGGCGGCGGCACTGGTCAGCGCGCTGCTGCACCAGAACGTCCAGACGCCGCTCGAGTCGGACCGGGCGGTCGAGACCGCGCTGCTGCCCTGGGTCGCCCAGCCGCCCACGCCGTCGCCCATCGACACGGCGCTGGGCGAGGCGCCTGTTCCGGCGCAACCAGACGTGGACGTGCCGTCCGGCACCCTCGTGCTGCCGCCGCCCGTCAAGGCGCTGCCTGCCGCGAAGGCGCTGCCGCCCGCGAAGGCGCTACCGGCCGCGACGCCGGAACTCCCGGCTGTCGCCCCAGTGGACACCGGCCCGCGGCAGCTTGCCGCGCGCGCCGCCAGCGGGGGAGCGCTGCCCACTCCGCGCGCGTACGGCGAGGGCCGCGGGGGTGGCGGCTCGCGCCGGGACGACGATTCGGGCGACCTGCCGACCATGCTTCCGCCGGGCGCGTACGGGGAGGCTCGCGGGGGCGGCGGCTCGCGCCGGGACGACGACTCCGGCGAGCTGCCGACGATGCTGCGCTCGCCGCTGCAGCGGACCCAGGAGGGCCACGCGGGCGTCGGCGCGCGCCGCGAGGACGACGACTCCGGGGACCTGCCCACCATGCTGCGCTCGCCGTTGCAGCCGGACCACGAGCGGCCACGCGCCGGCGGCGGCTCTGGTGGCCGGCCGGACGAGGCCGCGTTCGCCGACGCCGCGGGCTGGCAGGGCGGCCCGCGGCCGCCCGTCCAGGTCGGTCCAGGCCGGCCCTCGTCAGCGGTCAAGATCGTGCTGGCCCTCGTGACGGTGCTCGTGGTGGCCGCGGCCGTCGGCCTCGCGCTGGTGCTCGCGCACTCCGGCGGCGGTGGCGGTTCCGGCGTCGAGGTCAGCTCGACCTCGACCGGAGCGCCGACCGACGCCGTCACCGCGACCCCGTCCACCCCTGAGACGGTGGCGAGCACCACCGACGCGGCGGTCCCGCCGCCGGCCGCGACGACGGCCGCGCCCAGCCGGCAGGCCACGACGAAGCCCTCCGCCACCCCGACGCAGGCGCCGACCTCGCCGCCATCCCAGACCCCGACGCACACCACCACTACCCCGCCGCCGACGAGCACGACGCCGTCGGTCGCCCCGACCAGCGACCACCCGTCGACGCCGTCGGCCACGGCCGCGCCTCCTACCGGCTCGGCCCCGACGCCCACGGCCTGA